TCCCAGGACGCCGCTATGGTGCGTAAGGTTGGGAAGGATCGACCTCTATCGGAAGCGTTTCTCGCCGGCCCGTGGCTCCACATGATCGAGGGCCTCGTTATCGTCGAACCCCAATGCGTCGAGATCGACGTCGAGAAGGGGCATTTTTATGTCGAGGCCGTGTGGAAAGACTCCATTGAGGTTGAGTCTCACCTCCTGCACTATGGCCCGAGCGTCGAGCCGGTCTGCTGGATGCACCTCGGGCGCGCGATCGGGTGGACCACGACCCTTCTCGGCCGACCGATTCTCTACCGCGAAATGGAGTGCCGTGGAGCAGGCGGGGCGTGTTGTCGCATCATCGGGAAACCGCTTGAGGAGTGGGGCGATGATCTCGAGGATCTCCGCTACTTCCAGTCCGAACCATTTGTGAACCGTGGACCGTTTCAGGCGCGTACGCGCGAGTCAGCGGCGGTCTCCCCGACGCCGCGCAGGAACACGGTGAGTACGCCAGAGCAGCGGTCAGATGAGCTCGTGGGACTCTCCTCCGGGTTCAATGCGGCAACGCACCTCGTCCGCAAGGTCGCGAATACCAAGGCCACGGTCCTGTTCCTCGGGGAAACCGGCGTCGGCAAAGAAATCTTCGCGCGGAACCTCTATCAGGTGAGTGATCGTGCGGCAGGGCCGTTCATCACCGTCAGTTGCGCCGCGATCCCTGAGAACCTCCTCGAGTCCGAACTCTTTGGCGTTGAAAAAGGCGCCTTTACCGGCGCCGTCACCTCACGTCCCGGACGCTTCGAGCGTGCCAACGGGGGCACGCTGTTCCTGGACGAAATTGGCACGCTCACGCTGCAGGCGCAGGGAAAACTGTTACGTGTCCTGCAGATGGGTGAGATCGAGCGGGTCGGGGATACACGGACGCGCCGGGTCGATGTTCGCCTCGTCGCCGCAACGAATGAAGATCTCAAGCGCAGAGTCAAAGAAGGGAGCTTTCGCAGCGATCTCTTTTACCGATTGAACGTTTTCCCCATCCGTATCCCACCCTTGCGTGACCGGCGCGACGACATCCCACTCCTCATGCGCCACTTTCTCGCGAAGTTCACGCGGCTCCACGGCAAGCAGGTCGCGGGTTTTACTGAGCGGGCCATTCGCGCCCTGCTTGACTACGATTTTCCCGGCAACATCCGCGAGCTGGAGAACATGATCGAGCGTGCGGTCATTCTGTCCTCAGATGGTGCGCCGCTCGATGTCTTCGTTCTGTTCTCGGACACCGGATTGCCCGAGACGTCCGCCGCCATAATCGAGGGCGGGAGAGAGCCACACGCTCCCGCTGCGGACCTCGAACGCGTCGTCAAGGATACGGTCGGGAAGAAGCAATTCTCGCTCGATGCTCTTGAAACAGCCATCATGCATACCGCAGTAGAACAGGCCAAAGGAAACCTCTCCGCCGCCGCGAAGCTCGTTGGTCTCACACGCCGCCAACTCGCGTATCGTCTGAAAACCACGACGCGGGCCAGAGAGAAGGTCTGAATGCGACAATTGCTAACGAAGAACCCGTTCGAGGTTTGTTTCCGAGCTTCCCGGTGGCGTAGAGGCCAGTATTCATTATACTCTGCAGAGTATAAGTACGTTGCGTTGTCATACCCGCACCCCGTGAGCGCACACTGGCGGAGATAGGTAGATCGTCGCGCGCAGTGTGGCGATTCAATCTGACCTCGCAATGCTCAACTCTCACGCAAACGTCCGACAAGGGGCTCATACGTCCATTCCCATCGCCCTAACCGTTCGGTCTCATTTGTGCACTACACTTTCTGTGATCTTCCGTCAAAAAGGCACGTCTACGATGTGAGTACGCAGCCCTGTTAGCGCTCGTTGTGCACACTGCAAAACACGGAGCGAAAAATAATTTGAAGCTATCTCAAAACTCATTTAGGTCAGGAAAATAGCAGGTTCAAGTAGTACCGGATGAAGAAAACTCGCATGAAAGCACGATAGGTTTTTTGATCACGTTCCAGAAAGCGATCGCGGCGACGGGCATTATTGAGCCACGCA
The sequence above is drawn from the Deltaproteobacteria bacterium genome and encodes:
- a CDS encoding sigma-54-dependent Fis family transcriptional regulator, yielding MEYLRRQLHFRPEDGRIWLDDQRMALIHVRSLAALRRELIDSLGADTARGLLTRMGYASGSQDAAMVRKVGKDRPLSEAFLAGPWLHMIEGLVIVEPQCVEIDVEKGHFYVEAVWKDSIEVESHLLHYGPSVEPVCWMHLGRAIGWTTTLLGRPILYREMECRGAGGACCRIIGKPLEEWGDDLEDLRYFQSEPFVNRGPFQARTRESAAVSPTPRRNTVSTPEQRSDELVGLSSGFNAATHLVRKVANTKATVLFLGETGVGKEIFARNLYQVSDRAAGPFITVSCAAIPENLLESELFGVEKGAFTGAVTSRPGRFERANGGTLFLDEIGTLTLQAQGKLLRVLQMGEIERVGDTRTRRVDVRLVAATNEDLKRRVKEGSFRSDLFYRLNVFPIRIPPLRDRRDDIPLLMRHFLAKFTRLHGKQVAGFTERAIRALLDYDFPGNIRELENMIERAVILSSDGAPLDVFVLFSDTGLPETSAAIIEGGREPHAPAADLERVVKDTVGKKQFSLDALETAIMHTAVEQAKGNLSAAAKLVGLTRRQLAYRLKTTTRAREKV